In the Methylosinus sp. C49 genome, one interval contains:
- a CDS encoding mobilization protein, producing MARKTIAERIAQLDAQKKALQARQGKQERTEDTRRKVLLGALVLHRLENAADHEFSKRLGDWLRRELPGFLTRDSDKTLFADLLGHTEEKIAAPPPQETASADVSA from the coding sequence ATGGCGCGTAAGACCATTGCCGAACGGATCGCCCAACTTGACGCCCAGAAAAAGGCCCTGCAAGCCCGCCAAGGAAAGCAGGAGCGCACCGAGGATACGAGGCGTAAAGTTCTGCTCGGCGCTCTCGTGCTGCATCGACTGGAGAACGCCGCCGATCATGAATTCTCGAAGCGCCTCGGCGACTGGCTGCGCCGCGAGCTGCCGGGATTCCTCACACGCGATTCCGACAAGACGCTGTTCGCCGATCTGCTCGGGCATACGGAGGAGAAGATTGCAGCGCCGCCGCCGCAAGAGACCGCATCTGCCGATGTATCTGCTTAG
- a CDS encoding helix-turn-helix transcriptional regulator, which produces MGRSVHSKPYKEFLELMIAARERAGLTQEGLAERIGRTQSFVSKYERGERRLDVVEFAEFVRAMDLDPSAVFAQFLQHAFDDAPG; this is translated from the coding sequence ATGGGCCGCTCGGTCCACAGCAAGCCCTATAAGGAATTTCTGGAATTGATGATCGCCGCGCGCGAGCGCGCCGGTCTCACCCAGGAAGGACTCGCCGAGCGCATCGGCCGGACGCAATCTTTCGTCTCGAAATACGAGCGCGGCGAACGTCGCCTCGATGTGGTCGAGTTCGCCGAATTTGTAAGAGCGATGGATCTCGATCCGAGCGCCGTTTTTGCGCAATTTTTGCAGCACGCTTTCGACGACGCGCCGGGATAA
- a CDS encoding ParA family protein encodes MSDSDSGATVIAFVSQKGGVGKSTLSRGLAREAAKSGLTVKIADLDTQQGTSVEWHRRRLEEGVEPIISVEGFKTADQALAQVERYDLLIIDAPARASEGTQKIAQRAALVVQPTNPALDDLGPAVRLFHELTKAGIPKSRLVFAINHVLTDAEEIAAREYLSEAGYEVLKGYLPSKTSYRDAQNHGRSVTETRYDALNSKADGLIQSLINLV; translated from the coding sequence ATGAGCGATTCCGACTCCGGAGCGACGGTTATCGCCTTTGTCTCGCAAAAGGGCGGCGTGGGTAAAAGCACTCTTTCACGTGGACTGGCCCGCGAAGCTGCGAAAAGCGGCCTGACCGTCAAGATTGCTGACCTTGATACGCAACAGGGTACATCGGTCGAATGGCATCGCCGCCGCCTCGAGGAGGGAGTTGAGCCGATCATATCGGTTGAAGGGTTCAAGACAGCCGATCAGGCTCTTGCGCAGGTCGAGCGGTATGACCTCCTGATTATTGACGCGCCGGCGCGAGCAAGCGAGGGGACGCAGAAAATCGCGCAGCGTGCAGCGCTCGTCGTGCAGCCAACAAACCCCGCGCTCGATGATCTCGGACCCGCCGTGCGGCTATTCCATGAGCTCACAAAGGCCGGTATTCCAAAGAGCCGGCTGGTCTTCGCGATCAATCATGTTCTGACAGACGCCGAGGAAATTGCTGCGCGAGAGTATCTCAGCGAGGCAGGCTACGAGGTTTTGAAAGGCTATTTGCCATCGAAAACCTCGTATCGTGATGCCCAAAATCATGGGCGCTCCGTGACTGAAACCCGTTACGACGCCCTGAACAGCAAGGCGGACGGCCTAATTCAATCGCTGATTAATCTGGTGTGA
- a CDS encoding type II toxin-antitoxin system RelE/ParE family toxin codes for MLKIRQTLVFQEWRESLKDGRARAAIAKRMIRIQAGNFGDAKYLGDGVSELRFDLGPGYRVYFHRRGDVVVILLCGGDKKTQASDIEKAKAMIPELE; via the coding sequence ATGCTCAAAATCCGCCAGACACTTGTGTTTCAAGAATGGCGGGAATCTCTCAAAGACGGGCGCGCAAGAGCCGCCATAGCGAAGCGGATGATCCGCATCCAAGCCGGGAATTTTGGAGATGCCAAATATCTCGGCGATGGCGTCAGCGAGCTGAGGTTCGACCTTGGACCGGGATATCGGGTTTATTTCCACCGTCGCGGCGACGTCGTGGTGATTTTGCTCTGCGGCGGTGACAAAAAAACGCAAGCGTCCGACATCGAAAAGGCCAAGGCCATGATCCCAGAACTGGAGTGA
- a CDS encoding addiction module antidote protein — protein sequence MTVPIKTIPYDPAEDLTDDKDQVELLAEAFSSGDQKYIAAALGAVARARGMSTIAEKAGVTRPALYKALSETGDPQLSTLLGVVNALGLKLAVEPLAHTT from the coding sequence ATGACCGTGCCGATCAAAACAATTCCCTATGATCCCGCTGAAGACCTAACTGACGACAAGGATCAAGTCGAACTGCTGGCGGAAGCTTTTTCTTCTGGCGATCAAAAATACATCGCGGCCGCTCTTGGCGCGGTCGCGCGAGCACGTGGCATGTCCACAATCGCCGAAAAGGCCGGCGTCACACGCCCGGCTCTCTACAAAGCCCTAAGTGAAACTGGCGACCCACAACTCTCGACATTGCTCGGCGTCGTCAATGCGCTTGGGCTAAAACTGGCGGTGGAGCCTCTGGCTCACACCACCTGA
- a CDS encoding recombinase family protein → MTIFAYARVSTDGQSVDAQIKALRSAGAEKVFREMASGAKSDRRELARALKALGDGDTLLVTRLDRLARSTRDLLNTLDAIGKAGARFRSLGDVWADTTTAHGRLLLTFLGGIAEFERELIRARTGEGRERAKARGVHMGRPPALTRHQREEARAALANGTATQADLARRFNVSRSTISRLAT, encoded by the coding sequence ATGACGATTTTCGCCTATGCCCGGGTCTCGACAGACGGCCAGAGCGTTGACGCTCAAATCAAGGCGCTCCGCTCCGCCGGAGCCGAGAAGGTTTTCAGGGAAATGGCCAGCGGCGCGAAGTCCGATCGGCGTGAGCTGGCCCGCGCGTTGAAGGCGCTCGGCGACGGCGATACCCTGCTTGTGACGCGCCTCGACCGGTTGGCGCGATCGACGCGCGACCTGTTGAACACGCTCGACGCGATCGGCAAGGCTGGAGCGCGCTTCCGATCGCTCGGCGACGTATGGGCGGACACGACGACCGCGCACGGACGCTTGTTGCTCACCTTCTTGGGCGGTATCGCTGAGTTCGAGCGCGAATTGATCCGCGCCCGCACGGGCGAAGGCCGCGAGCGCGCCAAGGCACGCGGCGTTCACATGGGCCGTCCCCCTGCCCTCACGCGCCACCAGCGCGAGGAAGCGCGCGCGGCGCTGGCGAACGGCACCGCGACGCAGGCCGACCTCGCGCGCCGGTTCAACGTGTCGCGTAGTACGATTTCAAGGCTCGCGACATGA
- a CDS encoding helix-turn-helix transcriptional regulator, which yields MFSGMTNRASSLQCKGDKIRQHRVGMNMTQEKLAAMSNTNVRTIQRAERGASVQMETIASIAAALTLTVNDIIQEPMLDEKGNELDEFNAVVLRPVTSGKVLMDMVCNSFSARLACNAEPTAENVDALSEFVDKLEGMLPNPWQVPMERFSLSLAERLRTAVSVSDHLARLADFGISVYVGAYTASAQVPHYDLDEGAMYTRMGQKVEPVTACRVLIDRSGLERVIEKVTDKWEPPQPRHADKLLGIDDDIPF from the coding sequence ATGTTTTCCGGCATGACGAACCGAGCTTCCAGCCTTCAATGCAAGGGCGACAAAATCCGCCAGCACCGCGTCGGCATGAACATGACGCAGGAAAAACTTGCCGCGATGAGCAACACGAACGTGCGGACAATTCAACGTGCAGAAAGGGGCGCATCGGTGCAGATGGAGACGATTGCCAGCATCGCGGCGGCACTGACTTTGACCGTCAACGACATAATCCAAGAACCTATGCTGGACGAGAAAGGGAACGAACTCGACGAGTTCAACGCGGTCGTGCTTCGTCCGGTAACGTCTGGGAAAGTGCTTATGGACATGGTCTGTAACAGCTTCTCGGCGAGGCTCGCATGCAACGCGGAACCAACCGCAGAAAATGTCGATGCATTGAGCGAGTTCGTCGACAAATTGGAAGGAATGCTGCCTAACCCATGGCAGGTGCCAATGGAACGCTTTTCCCTCAGCCTCGCGGAAAGGCTGCGCACAGCCGTATCGGTATCGGATCACCTTGCACGCTTAGCCGATTTCGGAATCAGCGTGTACGTCGGAGCTTATACGGCAAGCGCGCAAGTGCCGCATTACGACCTCGACGAGGGGGCGATGTACACGCGGATGGGGCAAAAGGTCGAGCCGGTAACTGCCTGTCGAGTGCTGATTGATCGATCCGGTCTGGAGCGCGTCATCGAGAAAGTCACGGACAAGTGGGAACCGCCGCAGCCACGCCACGCGGACAAGCTTCTTGGGATCGATGATGACATTCCCTTCTAA
- a CDS encoding helix-turn-helix domain-containing protein: MTTAPKPTASVVKMPPPSSKEKERRKLEDRFSRQVVGSYGFTQLPNLLLYAQARLKITPTQFNVLLHLIQHWWDADKAPHPKIETIARRMGKSERMILRYLDGLEKAGLIKREHRYRGKQKQISSAYRLDGLRERLIELEPEFRKAKEFRDKRIKSAETAA; the protein is encoded by the coding sequence ATGACGACAGCGCCCAAGCCCACAGCATCTGTTGTGAAAATGCCGCCACCTTCCTCGAAAGAGAAAGAGAGGCGAAAGCTCGAAGACCGTTTCAGTCGACAGGTTGTCGGCTCCTACGGGTTCACTCAACTACCGAACCTTCTGCTTTACGCACAGGCTCGGTTGAAGATCACACCGACGCAATTCAACGTGTTGCTGCATCTCATTCAGCATTGGTGGGATGCGGACAAGGCACCTCACCCCAAAATCGAGACAATCGCACGGCGTATGGGCAAGAGCGAGCGTATGATTTTGCGTTACCTCGATGGACTCGAAAAGGCGGGCCTCATCAAGCGAGAACACCGCTATCGCGGCAAGCAAAAGCAGATTTCCAGTGCTTATCGGCTGGATGGTCTACGCGAACGTCTCATTGAACTCGAACCAGAGTTCCGAAAAGCCAAGGAATTTCGAGACAAGCGGATAAAGTCTGCCGAGACAGCTGCTTAA
- a CDS encoding RHS repeat domain-containing protein has product MTTYSQLPVVDLATRPRTTAERVPIGRRSRAAFRQWSLAVAILAGGANSAEAANSYSYDRLGRLTSAIYDNGLCVAYSYDANGNRTAISSSPTPPGIPVWGAGTFGCIHWTAP; this is encoded by the coding sequence ATGACGACGTATTCACAGCTCCCGGTCGTCGATCTCGCGACACGTCCTCGAACGACTGCGGAGCGAGTCCCGATTGGTCGTCGATCCCGCGCCGCTTTCCGGCAGTGGAGCTTGGCAGTCGCGATTCTCGCTGGAGGCGCGAACAGTGCGGAGGCAGCAAATAGCTACTCCTACGATCGGCTCGGTCGATTGACTTCGGCGATCTACGATAATGGACTCTGCGTCGCCTATTCTTATGACGCGAACGGAAATCGTACCGCGATCAGCTCGAGCCCGACTCCTCCCGGCATCCCTGTGTGGGGAGCGGGCACATTCGGCTGCATCCATTGGACCGCGCCATAA